A genomic window from Mercenaria mercenaria strain notata unplaced genomic scaffold, MADL_Memer_1 contig_3284, whole genome shotgun sequence includes:
- the LOC128552909 gene encoding uncharacterized protein LOC128552909 produces MALDMSDIDSLDEDLRDDYTTLYFCSGLLAVLFLLSTLALTPAGLFTNHWASETNKYIYHDERDVTWHGIKDEVVYIFEVTAFSFIFVPLKCILYVPCCCDDWCAGIFTVLMMCYGASAFFSFVGCLIHASQYSTSQLGYSFYLCLTPGILLLLFIVFFIILQVAENQSNKVNVKINTSSSVSIRQSAEPSSVSHRQASMDARNVGTSVFAIMPAHGQVSGRPPAYNEVPGIRKFFKKPNL; encoded by the exons ATGGCTCTGGATATGTCAGACATAGATTCACTAGATGAAGATCTACGGGATGATTATACAACACTTTACTTCTGCTCTGGCTTACTTGCGGTCTTGTTCTTACTGAGTACGCTAGCTTTAACTCCAGCAGGTCTTTTCACTAATCACTGGGcttcagaaacaaacaaatatatttatcacGACGAACGGGATGTAACCTGGCATG GGATAAAAGATGAAGTTGTTTATATATTTGAAGTGACAGCATTTAGTTTCATATTTGTGCCTCTCAAATGCATATTGTATGTACCATGCTGCTGCGATGACTGGTGTGCAGGGATATTTACGGTTTTAATGATGTGCTACGGTGCTTCtg cttttttcAGCTTCGTAGGATGTTTGATACACGCCAGTCAGTACTCTACGTCTCAGCTCGGTTATTCTTTCTATCTTTGTTTAACGCCTGGAATCCTTTTACTGCTGTTTATTGTCTTCTTTATAATATTGCAAGTCGCTGAAAATCAGAGTAACAAAGTAAATGTTAAGATCAACACCTCTAGTTCTGTGAGTATCCGACAATCTGCGGAACCATCAAGTGTAAGCCACAGACAAGCGTCAATGGATGCACGTAATGTTGGTACAAGTGTGTTTGCCATAATGCCAGCACATGGTCAAGTTTCAGGACGGCCACCAGCATACAACGAAGTACCAGGTATCAGAAAGTTCTTCAAAAAGCCTAACCTGTAG